Proteins from a genomic interval of Halopseudomonas litoralis:
- the gltA gene encoding citrate synthase, producing MADKKAQLIIEGAAPIDLPVYSGTLGPDVVDVRGLTAEGVFTFDPGFMATSSCESKITFIDGDKGVLLHRGYPIEQLAEKSDFLETCYLLLKGELPTAEEKQKFDSTVKNHTMVHDQLKTFLNGFRRDGHPMAIMCGMVGALSAFYHDSLDINDAHHREISAIRLIAKMPTIAAMVYKYSMGQPLMYPDNKLSYSENFLHMMFNTPAEIKPINPVLSRAMDRIFVLHADHEQNASTSTVRLAGSTGANPFACIAAGIAALWGPAHGGANEAVLRMLDEIGDVSNIDTFIAKAKDKDDPFKLMGFGHRVYKNFDPRAKVMKETCDEVLGELGINDPHLELAMKLEEIALTDPYFIERNLYPNVDFYSGIILKAIGIPAELFTVIFATGRTPGWIAHWNEMISGPYKIGRPRQLYTGHTKRDYPSK from the coding sequence ATGGCTGACAAAAAAGCGCAGTTGATCATCGAGGGCGCTGCCCCCATCGATCTGCCTGTCTACTCGGGCACTTTGGGTCCAGACGTCGTAGATGTTCGCGGCCTGACAGCTGAAGGCGTCTTTACGTTCGACCCCGGTTTCATGGCGACCTCGTCCTGCGAATCCAAGATCACCTTCATTGATGGCGACAAAGGCGTTCTCTTGCATCGGGGCTACCCGATTGAACAGTTGGCGGAAAAATCCGATTTTCTTGAAACCTGCTACCTGCTGCTCAAGGGCGAACTGCCTACCGCAGAAGAAAAGCAGAAGTTCGATAGCACCGTCAAGAACCACACCATGGTGCATGACCAACTGAAGACCTTCCTCAATGGTTTCCGTCGTGACGGCCACCCGATGGCAATCATGTGTGGCATGGTAGGTGCCCTGTCCGCCTTCTACCACGACTCGCTGGACATCAACGATGCTCATCATCGCGAAATCTCGGCCATCCGCCTGATCGCCAAGATGCCAACCATCGCTGCCATGGTCTACAAGTACTCCATGGGCCAGCCGCTGATGTATCCCGACAACAAGCTGAGTTACTCGGAAAACTTCCTGCACATGATGTTCAACACGCCGGCAGAGATCAAACCGATCAATCCGGTGCTGTCCCGTGCCATGGACCGGATCTTCGTGTTGCACGCCGATCACGAACAGAACGCCTCGACGTCTACCGTGCGCCTGGCCGGCTCGACCGGTGCCAACCCCTTCGCCTGTATCGCCGCGGGCATCGCTGCTCTCTGGGGACCGGCTCACGGCGGCGCCAACGAAGCCGTTCTGCGCATGCTGGACGAAATCGGTGATGTATCCAACATCGACACCTTCATCGCCAAGGCCAAGGACAAGGATGACCCGTTCAAACTGATGGGCTTCGGTCACCGTGTATACAAGAACTTCGACCCCCGCGCCAAGGTCATGAAAGAGACCTGCGACGAAGTATTGGGCGAACTGGGCATCAATGATCCGCATCTGGAACTGGCCATGAAGCTGGAGGAGATCGCGCTGACCGATCCCTACTTCATCGAACGCAACCTGTACCCGAACGTCGACTTCTACTCCGGCATCATTCTCAAGGCCATCGGTATTCCCGCTGAGCTGTTCACCGTGATCTTCGCCACCGGTCGTACCCCAGGCTGGATCGCACACTGGAACGAGATGATCAGCGGTCCGTACAAGATCGGTCGTCCGCGTCAGCTGTACACCGGGCACACCAAGCGCGACTACCCCAGCAAGTAA
- a CDS encoding YkgJ family cysteine cluster protein, with translation MNCREGCGACCIAPSITSPLPGMPQGKPAGVACVHLDEARRCRIFHSPERPAVCASFSADAQVCGSDAQEALHILTWWEQATA, from the coding sequence ATGAACTGCCGAGAAGGTTGTGGCGCCTGCTGCATTGCACCCTCGATAACATCACCGCTGCCGGGCATGCCTCAAGGTAAACCTGCGGGGGTTGCCTGTGTTCATCTTGATGAGGCCCGGCGTTGCCGGATTTTCCACTCGCCGGAGCGGCCTGCAGTGTGTGCGAGTTTCAGTGCGGACGCGCAGGTATGTGGCAGTGATGCTCAGGAGGCCTTACATATTCTTACCTGGTGGGAGCAGGCGACAGCCTGA
- the sdhC gene encoding succinate dehydrogenase, cytochrome b556 subunit has translation MKIAVNSKRPVNLDLRTIKLPVTAYTSIAHRVSGIILFIAIAGLLWMLDTSLSSESGFEQVQACLQNPFAKLVLWGVLSALLYHLVAGIRHLVMDAGVGEGLESGRLGSKLVIVVAVILIVLLGVWIW, from the coding sequence GTGAAGATAGCCGTGAATAGCAAAAGACCTGTCAATCTAGATCTCAGGACAATCAAGCTTCCTGTTACCGCCTATACGTCTATTGCTCACCGAGTTTCGGGGATCATTCTGTTCATCGCCATTGCAGGCCTGCTTTGGATGTTGGACACATCGTTGAGTTCCGAAAGCGGTTTCGAGCAAGTACAGGCATGCCTGCAAAATCCGTTCGCCAAGCTGGTGCTCTGGGGCGTTCTGTCTGCCCTGTTGTATCACCTGGTAGCGGGTATCCGCCATCTGGTAATGGATGCCGGTGTAGGTGAAGGGCTGGAAAGTGGCCGGCTGGGTTCCAAGCTGGTAATCGTCGTCGCCGTCATTCTGATTGTTCTGCTGGGAGTTTGGATATGGTAA
- the sdhA gene encoding succinate dehydrogenase flavoprotein subunit: MSNMRTLTFDAIIIGGGGAGMRAALQLAQGGHKTAVVTKVFPTRSHTVSAQGGITCAIASADPNDDWRWHMYDTVKGSDYIGDQDAIEYMCSVGPEAVFELEHMGLPFSRTEQGRIYQRPFGGQSKGPDNPTQAARTCAAADRTGHALLHTLYQNNVKHDTTFLNEWYAVDLVKNQDGAFTGVIAICIETGETVYIRAKATVLATGGAGRIYSSTTNALINTGDGVGMALRAGVPVQDIEMWQFHPTGIAGAGVLVTEGCRGEGGYLINKHGERFMERYAPNAKDLAGRDVVARSMVKEILAGNGCGPDGDHVMLKLDHLGEEVLHSRLPGICELSKTFAHVDPVTAPVPVVPTCHYMMGGIATNIHGQAITQDAEGNDRIIDGLFAVGEVACVSVHGANRLGGNSLLDLVVFGRAAGLHLESALKDGIEYRGASESDIEASLSRLSGLNERTTGEDVAPLRKELQNCMQNYFGVFRTGEYMQKGIAELKALRERIANVKIGDKSQAFNTARIEALELQNLLEVAEATAIAAEARKESRGAHAREDFEERDDENWLCHSMYHPQTKELTKRAVNFAPKTVPMFEPKVRTY, encoded by the coding sequence ATGTCTAACATGCGTACTTTGACTTTTGATGCCATCATCATTGGTGGTGGTGGTGCCGGTATGCGCGCAGCGCTGCAACTGGCTCAGGGCGGTCACAAGACTGCCGTTGTAACCAAGGTGTTCCCGACCCGTTCGCACACGGTATCCGCCCAGGGCGGTATCACCTGTGCCATCGCCTCGGCTGACCCGAATGATGACTGGCGCTGGCACATGTATGACACCGTCAAGGGCTCCGACTATATCGGTGACCAGGACGCGATTGAATATATGTGTTCCGTAGGTCCGGAAGCGGTATTTGAGCTCGAGCACATGGGCTTGCCGTTCTCCCGCACCGAGCAGGGCCGCATCTACCAGCGTCCGTTCGGTGGTCAGTCCAAGGGGCCGGACAATCCGACTCAGGCTGCCCGCACCTGCGCAGCTGCCGACCGTACCGGTCACGCACTGCTGCATACCCTGTATCAGAACAACGTCAAACACGACACTACCTTCCTCAATGAGTGGTATGCGGTTGATCTGGTCAAGAACCAGGATGGCGCTTTCACAGGTGTCATTGCCATCTGCATTGAAACCGGTGAAACCGTTTATATCCGTGCCAAGGCTACCGTGCTGGCTACTGGTGGTGCCGGACGTATCTACTCCTCCACCACCAACGCCCTGATCAACACCGGTGACGGTGTCGGCATGGCGCTGCGCGCTGGCGTGCCGGTGCAGGATATCGAAATGTGGCAGTTCCACCCGACCGGCATCGCCGGGGCCGGTGTACTGGTTACCGAGGGTTGCCGTGGTGAAGGTGGATACCTGATCAACAAGCACGGCGAGCGCTTCATGGAGCGTTATGCGCCCAACGCCAAGGATCTTGCCGGTCGTGACGTTGTCGCCCGTTCCATGGTCAAAGAAATCCTGGCCGGTAACGGCTGCGGTCCTGACGGCGACCACGTGATGCTGAAGCTCGACCACCTGGGCGAGGAAGTACTGCACAGTCGTCTGCCTGGTATCTGCGAGCTGTCCAAGACCTTCGCCCACGTTGATCCGGTCACCGCACCGGTCCCGGTTGTGCCGACCTGCCACTACATGATGGGTGGTATTGCTACCAACATTCATGGTCAGGCCATCACTCAGGACGCTGAGGGTAATGACAGGATCATTGATGGTCTGTTTGCCGTTGGTGAAGTTGCCTGCGTATCCGTACACGGTGCCAACCGTCTGGGCGGCAACTCGCTGCTTGACCTGGTGGTATTCGGTCGTGCCGCTGGTCTGCACCTGGAAAGCGCGCTGAAGGATGGTATCGAGTACCGCGGTGCGTCCGAGTCGGACATCGAGGCCTCCCTGTCTCGTCTGTCCGGTCTCAATGAGCGTACTACCGGTGAAGATGTCGCCCCGCTGCGCAAGGAACTGCAGAACTGCATGCAGAACTACTTTGGTGTATTCCGCACCGGTGAATACATGCAGAAGGGTATCGCCGAGCTGAAGGCCCTGCGTGAGCGCATTGCCAACGTCAAGATCGGTGACAAGAGCCAGGCGTTCAACACTGCACGGATCGAAGCGCTGGAATTGCAGAACCTGCTGGAAGTCGCCGAAGCGACGGCTATTGCCGCTGAAGCGCGGAAGGAAAGCCGTGGCGCCCACGCTCGTGAAGATTTTGAAGAGCGTGATGACGAAAACTGGCTGTGCCACAGCATGTACCACCCGCAGACCAAGGAGCTGACCAAGCGCGCGGTCAACTTCGCGCCGAAGACTGTTCCGATGTTTGAACCTAAAGTCCGCACATACTAA
- the odhB gene encoding 2-oxoglutarate dehydrogenase complex dihydrolipoyllysine-residue succinyltransferase codes for MAIEIKAPTFPESIADGTVATWHKQPGDAVKRDELIVDIETDKVVLEVLAEADGVLGDIIKGEGETVLSAELLGTLNDGATAAPKAEAAPAAAPAAGNTAAAPAEAAQAEGDEQLLNPAARKLAEESGLNPAELKGTGKGGRVTKEDVLNAIEAKKSAPAAKPAAAAASSVMLSEGDRVEKRVPMTRLRARIAERLVDAQSSMAMLTTYNEIDMKPIMDLRKKYKDLFEKKHNGVRLGFMSFFVKAATEALKRFPAVNASIDGKDIVYHGYQDIGVAVSSDRGLVVPVLRNTEFMNLAQIEGTIAEYGRKARDGKLSMEEMTGGTFTISNGGVFGSLLSSPIVNPPQAAILGMHKIQERPMAVNGQVVVLPMMYLALSYDHRLIDGKEAVSFLVAIKELLEDPARMLLDI; via the coding sequence ATGGCTATTGAAATCAAGGCCCCGACATTTCCCGAATCCATTGCGGACGGCACTGTTGCAACCTGGCACAAGCAACCCGGCGACGCAGTCAAGCGTGATGAGCTGATCGTTGATATCGAGACCGACAAGGTGGTTCTCGAAGTACTGGCCGAAGCGGATGGCGTACTGGGTGACATCATCAAGGGCGAAGGCGAAACCGTGCTCAGCGCTGAGTTGCTGGGCACATTGAATGACGGCGCTACCGCGGCTCCCAAGGCGGAAGCGGCCCCCGCAGCAGCGCCTGCTGCAGGCAATACTGCGGCAGCGCCCGCTGAGGCAGCTCAAGCCGAAGGCGACGAGCAGCTGCTGAACCCGGCTGCCCGCAAGCTGGCTGAAGAAAGCGGTCTGAATCCGGCTGAGCTCAAGGGCACCGGCAAGGGCGGTCGCGTCACCAAGGAAGACGTGCTCAATGCCATTGAAGCGAAGAAATCCGCGCCGGCTGCCAAGCCTGCTGCCGCCGCTGCGTCCAGCGTGATGCTGAGCGAAGGTGACCGTGTCGAGAAGCGCGTCCCGATGACCCGTCTGCGCGCCCGCATCGCCGAGCGTCTGGTCGATGCCCAGTCCAGCATGGCCATGTTGACCACGTACAACGAAATCGACATGAAGCCGATCATGGACCTGCGCAAGAAGTACAAGGACCTGTTCGAGAAGAAGCACAACGGCGTTCGCCTGGGCTTCATGTCCTTCTTCGTCAAGGCTGCGACCGAGGCGCTGAAGCGCTTCCCTGCGGTCAACGCTTCCATCGATGGCAAGGACATCGTGTATCACGGTTATCAGGATATCGGCGTAGCCGTATCGAGTGATCGTGGTCTGGTGGTTCCGGTTCTGCGTAACACCGAATTCATGAACCTGGCACAAATTGAAGGCACCATTGCCGAGTACGGCCGCAAGGCACGTGACGGCAAGCTGTCCATGGAAGAAATGACGGGCGGCACCTTCACCATCTCCAATGGTGGTGTATTCGGTTCGCTGCTGTCTTCACCGATTGTCAACCCGCCGCAAGCGGCCATTCTGGGTATGCACAAGATCCAGGAGCGTCCGATGGCTGTAAACGGACAAGTGGTAGTGCTGCCGATGATGTATCTGGCGCTTTCCTATGACCACCGCCTGATCGACGGCAAGGAAGCGGTCAGCTTCCTGGTTGCGATCAAGGAACTGCTGGAAGATCCAGCGCGCATGTTGCTGGACATCTGA
- a CDS encoding succinate dehydrogenase iron-sulfur subunit, which translates to MLQVSIYRYNPERDNAPYMQDFQIDTDGKDLMVLDVLELAKEQDVGLGYRRACREGVCGSDGMNINGKNGLACITPLSTVVKKNKLVLRPLPGLPVIRDLVVDMSIFYKQYEKVQPYLQNDTPAPAIERLQSPEEREKLDGLYECILCACCSTSCPSFWWNPDKFIGPAGLLQAYRFLADSRDTETENRLAALDDPFSVFRCRGIMNCVNVCPKGLNPTRAIGHIRNMLLQSGT; encoded by the coding sequence ATGTTGCAAGTCAGTATCTATCGTTACAACCCTGAGCGCGACAATGCGCCCTACATGCAGGACTTCCAGATCGACACCGACGGCAAGGACCTGATGGTTCTTGATGTGTTGGAGTTGGCCAAGGAGCAGGACGTAGGCCTGGGTTACCGTCGCGCCTGCCGCGAAGGTGTCTGTGGTTCGGACGGCATGAATATCAACGGCAAGAACGGCCTCGCTTGTATCACTCCACTGTCTACAGTAGTGAAGAAAAACAAGCTGGTGCTGCGTCCGCTACCGGGTTTGCCGGTAATCCGTGACTTGGTCGTCGATATGAGCATCTTCTACAAGCAGTACGAGAAGGTTCAGCCGTATCTGCAGAATGACACGCCGGCGCCGGCTATCGAGCGCCTGCAGTCGCCTGAGGAGCGGGAAAAGCTGGATGGCCTGTATGAGTGTATTCTCTGTGCATGCTGTTCGACATCCTGCCCCTCGTTCTGGTGGAACCCGGACAAGTTCATCGGCCCCGCAGGTTTGTTGCAGGCTTACCGCTTCCTCGCGGATAGCCGTGACACCGAGACCGAGAACCGTCTGGCAGCACTGGATGATCCGTTCAGCGTATTCCGCTGCCGCGGCATCATGAACTGCGTCAATGTCTGCCCCAAGGGTCTCAACCCGACCCGGGCGATCGGACATATCCGCAACATGCTGCTGCAAAGTGGAACCTGA
- a CDS encoding 2-oxoglutarate dehydrogenase E1 component yields MPDSEMQQLWSTSHLSGGSASYVEELYELYLHDPNGVAEEWRSYFDKLPQINGFTGSDISHSTIREHFLSLAQNTRRPQAASGGQVSSERDKKQVGVLRLILAYRMRGHQASTLDPLGLWEREEIADLTLAEYGLTDADLDTVFRTGELNIGKEEAPLREILEALKSTYCGTFGAEYMHIVDSSQRSWFQQRLEGVRGKPQHSVESKRHLLERLTAAEGLEKYLGTKYPGTKRFGVEGGESLIPMLDEIIQRSGSYGVNEVVLGMAHRGRLNVLINTLGKNPRDLFDEFEGKKMIDLGSGDVKYHQGFSSNVMTSGGEVHLALSFNPSHLEIVSPVVEGSVRARQDRRKDAAGDKVVPISIHGDAAFAGQGVVMETFQMSQTRAYKTGGTIHIVVNNQVGFTTSRQEDARSTEYCTDIAKMIQAPIFHVNGDDPEAVLFVTQLAVDYRMQFKRDVVIDLVCYRRRGHNEADEPSGTQPRMYSVIAKHPTTREIYAKRLVEETVLDADAVQERIEEYRTALDNGDHVVKSLVKEPDTGSFVDWSPYLGHKWTARHDTRFDLKTLQELANRLNTLPDGLVVQRQVGKIVEDRSKMAAGGLAINWGFAETMAYATLLHENHPVRITGQDVGRGTFSHRHAVLHNQKEQGNYVPLANLSESQPRFDIYDSLLSEEAVLAFEYGYATTMPNALVVWEAQFGDFANGAQVVIDQFITSGEHKWGRLCGLTMLLPHGYEGQGPEHSSARLERFLQLCAEQNIQVCVPTTPAQIYHLLRRQVIRPLRKPLVVLTPKSLLRHKLAISTLEDLAEGSFQTVIPEADAIDPAKVDRVVMCSGKVYYDLLEKRRADEVENVAIVRIEQLYPFPEDDLAEVLAPYAGLKKVVWCQEEPMNQGAWYCSQHHMRRVLAEHSVSNLYLDYAGREASAAPAGGYPSVHAEEQAKLLQDALYA; encoded by the coding sequence ATGCCAGACAGCGAAATGCAGCAGCTGTGGAGTACCTCTCACCTTTCAGGTGGGAGTGCCTCCTACGTTGAAGAGCTCTATGAGCTCTATCTGCACGATCCCAACGGTGTTGCCGAGGAGTGGCGCAGCTATTTTGACAAGCTGCCCCAGATCAACGGTTTCACTGGATCGGATATTTCTCATTCCACTATTCGTGAGCACTTTCTGTCGCTCGCTCAGAATACCCGTCGCCCGCAGGCAGCAAGCGGCGGCCAGGTAAGCAGCGAACGCGACAAGAAACAGGTCGGCGTCCTGCGTCTGATCCTGGCCTACCGGATGCGCGGCCACCAGGCGTCCACACTCGATCCGCTGGGGTTGTGGGAACGGGAAGAGATTGCTGATCTGACATTGGCCGAATACGGCCTGACCGATGCCGACCTGGATACGGTATTCCGTACCGGTGAGCTGAACATCGGCAAGGAAGAAGCTCCCCTTCGTGAAATTCTTGAAGCGCTGAAGTCGACCTATTGCGGTACCTTCGGTGCGGAATACATGCATATTGTCGATTCCAGTCAGCGCAGCTGGTTCCAGCAGCGTCTGGAAGGCGTGCGTGGCAAGCCGCAGCACTCGGTAGAGAGCAAGCGTCACCTGCTCGAGCGTCTGACTGCAGCCGAAGGTCTGGAAAAGTACCTGGGTACCAAATATCCCGGTACCAAGCGTTTTGGCGTGGAAGGCGGCGAGAGCCTGATCCCCATGCTCGACGAGATCATCCAGCGTTCCGGCTCCTATGGTGTCAACGAAGTCGTGCTGGGCATGGCCCACCGTGGTCGTCTCAACGTGCTGATCAATACTCTGGGCAAGAACCCGCGTGATCTGTTCGACGAGTTCGAAGGCAAAAAGATGATCGACCTGGGCTCCGGTGATGTGAAATATCACCAGGGCTTTTCGTCCAACGTCATGACCTCCGGCGGCGAAGTGCACCTGGCCCTGTCGTTCAACCCCTCGCACCTTGAAATCGTCTCTCCGGTGGTCGAAGGTTCCGTGCGCGCCCGCCAGGACCGTCGCAAGGACGCAGCCGGCGACAAGGTCGTACCGATCAGCATCCACGGCGATGCCGCTTTCGCTGGTCAGGGTGTGGTCATGGAGACATTCCAGATGTCCCAGACCCGTGCCTACAAGACCGGTGGCACCATTCATATCGTGGTCAACAACCAGGTCGGCTTTACTACCAGTCGCCAGGAAGACGCCCGCTCCACCGAATATTGCACCGACATCGCCAAGATGATTCAGGCGCCGATCTTCCATGTGAATGGAGATGATCCGGAAGCCGTGCTGTTCGTGACGCAGCTGGCTGTTGACTACCGCATGCAGTTCAAGCGTGACGTGGTGATTGATCTGGTGTGCTACCGCCGCCGCGGACACAACGAAGCGGACGAGCCCTCCGGTACCCAGCCGCGCATGTACAGCGTCATTGCCAAGCATCCGACTACCCGCGAGATCTATGCCAAGCGCCTGGTCGAAGAAACAGTGCTGGATGCTGATGCAGTTCAGGAGCGGATAGAGGAATACCGTACCGCGCTGGATAACGGTGACCACGTAGTGAAAAGCCTGGTCAAGGAGCCGGATACCGGGTCTTTCGTGGACTGGTCACCCTATCTGGGCCATAAGTGGACTGCGCGCCACGATACCCGCTTTGATCTGAAAACCCTGCAGGAACTGGCCAATCGCTTGAACACCTTGCCGGACGGTCTGGTGGTACAGCGTCAGGTCGGCAAGATTGTCGAAGACCGCAGCAAGATGGCCGCCGGTGGCCTGGCCATCAACTGGGGCTTCGCCGAGACCATGGCCTATGCCACCCTGCTTCACGAAAACCATCCGGTGCGTATCACCGGTCAGGATGTTGGCCGTGGCACCTTCTCCCATCGCCATGCGGTGTTGCACAACCAGAAGGAGCAGGGCAACTACGTTCCACTGGCCAACCTGAGCGAAAGTCAGCCGCGTTTCGACATATACGATTCGCTGCTGTCCGAGGAGGCCGTACTGGCATTCGAGTACGGCTACGCTACCACCATGCCCAACGCGCTGGTCGTGTGGGAAGCGCAGTTCGGTGATTTCGCCAACGGCGCCCAGGTGGTCATCGACCAGTTCATCACCAGTGGTGAGCACAAGTGGGGTCGTCTGTGCGGCCTGACCATGTTGCTGCCCCACGGCTACGAAGGGCAAGGTCCGGAGCACTCCTCCGCGCGTCTGGAGCGCTTCCTGCAGCTGTGTGCCGAGCAGAATATCCAGGTTTGTGTACCCACCACTCCGGCACAGATCTACCATCTGCTGCGCCGTCAGGTGATCCGCCCGCTGCGCAAGCCGCTGGTAGTGCTCACGCCGAAATCCCTGCTGCGTCATAAGCTGGCAATCTCGACACTGGAAGATCTGGCTGAAGGGTCCTTCCAGACCGTGATTCCGGAAGCTGATGCGATCGATCCCGCAAAGGTTGATCGGGTGGTCATGTGCAGCGGTAAGGTGTACTACGATCTGTTGGAGAAGCGCCGCGCGGATGAGGTCGAGAATGTCGCGATTGTCCGTATCGAACAGCTGTATCCGTTCCCCGAAGACGACCTGGCCGAGGTGCTTGCGCCTTACGCCGGATTGAAGAAAGTTGTCTGGTGTCAGGAAGAGCCCATGAACCAAGGGGCCTGGTATTGCAGCCAGCACCATATGCGCCGTGTTCTCGCCGAGCACAGCGTCAGCAATCTGTATCTGGACTACGCTGGACGAGAGGCTTCCGCGGCACCCGCCGGTGGCTACCCCTCCGTTCATGCGGAAGAACAGGCGAAACTCCTGCAAGATGCGCTCTACGCTTGA
- the sdhD gene encoding succinate dehydrogenase, hydrophobic membrane anchor protein encodes MVTNVTNLSRSGLYDWMAQRVSAVLLAAYTLFLLGYLVFNPGLTYAEWQGLFSNNAMRIFSLLTLVALSVHSWVGMWTISTDYLTPMAFGKAATVLRFLFQAVCGLAMFVLFVWGIQILWGL; translated from the coding sequence ATGGTAACCAATGTCACCAACCTGTCGCGCAGCGGCTTGTATGACTGGATGGCGCAGCGCGTATCCGCCGTCCTGCTGGCGGCCTATACGCTGTTTCTGCTCGGTTACCTGGTATTCAACCCGGGCCTGACCTACGCCGAGTGGCAGGGTCTGTTCAGTAACAATGCCATGCGTATATTCAGCTTGCTCACGCTGGTTGCGCTGAGTGTTCACTCCTGGGTCGGCATGTGGACCATTTCCACCGACTACCTCACCCCCATGGCCTTTGGCAAGGCTGCCACTGTCCTGCGCTTCCTGTTTCAGGCGGTTTGCGGTCTGGCGATGTTCGTGCTGTTCGTCTGGGGCATACAGATTCTTTGGGGTCTTTAA
- the lpdA gene encoding dihydrolipoyl dehydrogenase, with the protein MSEKFDVVVIGAGPGGYVAAIRAAQLGLKTACIEKYKGKDDKLALGGTCLNVGCIPSKALLDSSWKYHEAKDSFNVHGITTGEVSMDVSAMIGRKDQIVKNLTGGVGGLLKANGVTVYQGHGKLLSGKQVEITKEDGSTEVLAAENVILASGSRPVEIPPAPVDQNIIVDSTGALEFQAVPKRLGVIGAGVIGLELGSVWSRLGAEVTVIEALDKFLPAADEQLSKEALKIYTKQGLKVLLGARVTASEVNGEEVTVKFTDAKGDQEITFDKLIVAVGRRPVTTDLLAADSGVTLDERGYVYVDDHCATSVPGVYAIGDVVRGLMLAHKASEEGVVVAERIAGHKAQMNYDLIPSVIYTHPEAAWVGKNEQQLKTEGVDVKVGVFPFAASGRAMAANDTAGFVKVIACAKSDRVLGVHVIGPSAAELVQQGAIAMEFGTSAEDLGMMVFAHPTMSEAMKEAALAVNGQAIHVANRKKR; encoded by the coding sequence ATGAGCGAAAAATTTGATGTAGTGGTCATCGGCGCCGGTCCGGGAGGCTATGTAGCCGCCATCCGTGCAGCCCAACTGGGTCTCAAAACCGCCTGTATCGAGAAGTACAAGGGCAAAGACGACAAGCTGGCCCTGGGTGGCACCTGCCTGAACGTGGGGTGCATCCCCTCCAAGGCGCTTTTGGACAGCTCCTGGAAATACCACGAAGCGAAGGATTCCTTCAATGTTCACGGCATCACTACCGGTGAAGTGAGCATGGACGTGTCGGCGATGATTGGCCGCAAGGACCAGATCGTCAAGAACCTGACCGGTGGCGTAGGCGGACTGCTCAAGGCCAATGGCGTGACTGTTTACCAGGGTCATGGCAAGCTGCTGTCCGGCAAGCAGGTCGAAATCACCAAGGAAGACGGTAGCACTGAAGTGCTGGCCGCCGAGAACGTCATTCTGGCCTCCGGCTCGCGTCCTGTGGAAATCCCGCCGGCCCCGGTCGATCAGAACATTATCGTCGACTCCACCGGTGCTCTGGAATTCCAGGCTGTACCCAAGCGTCTGGGTGTGATCGGCGCCGGTGTCATCGGTCTGGAGCTGGGTTCGGTATGGTCGCGTCTGGGCGCTGAAGTGACTGTCATCGAAGCGCTGGACAAGTTCCTGCCGGCGGCTGACGAGCAGCTGTCCAAGGAAGCGCTGAAAATCTATACCAAACAGGGCCTGAAGGTGCTGCTGGGTGCGCGCGTTACCGCCAGTGAAGTCAACGGCGAAGAAGTGACCGTCAAGTTCACCGACGCCAAGGGTGATCAGGAAATCACCTTCGACAAGCTGATCGTTGCCGTTGGCCGTCGCCCGGTCACTACCGATCTGCTGGCTGCCGATTCCGGTGTCACCCTGGACGAGCGTGGCTATGTCTACGTCGACGATCATTGCGCCACTTCGGTACCGGGCGTTTACGCCATCGGTGACGTGGTCCGCGGCCTGATGCTGGCTCACAAAGCGTCGGAAGAGGGCGTGGTGGTAGCTGAGCGAATCGCCGGACACAAAGCGCAGATGAACTATGACCTGATTCCGTCGGTTATCTACACTCATCCCGAAGCAGCCTGGGTCGGCAAGAACGAACAGCAGCTGAAGACCGAAGGCGTTGATGTCAAGGTCGGCGTATTCCCCTTCGCTGCCAGCGGTCGTGCCATGGCGGCCAACGACACCGCCGGCTTCGTCAAGGTTATTGCCTGCGCCAAGTCTGACCGCGTACTGGGCGTTCACGTGATCGGGCCGAGTGCCGCCGAGCTGGTACAGCAGGGCGCCATCGCCATGGAATTCGGCACCAGTGCCGAAGATCTGGGCATGATGGTCTTCGCGCATCCGACCATGTCGGAAGCAATGAAGGAAGCTGCTCTGGCGGTGAATGGCCAGGCTATTCACGTAGCCAATCGCAAGAAACGCTGA